In one window of Nocardiopsis aegyptia DNA:
- the mraZ gene encoding division/cell wall cluster transcriptional repressor MraZ produces MFLGTHTPRLDQKGRLFLPAKYRDELSGGLVITKGQEHCLYVFPTAEFQRVTDALSSAPVTAKAVRDYSRILFASASDESCDKQGRITIPPKLRAYAGLDRDCVVIGANTRLEIWADEAWSDYEAEQEQAFAQLSEEVLPGVL; encoded by the coding sequence GTGTTCCTCGGCACTCATACGCCTCGCCTCGATCAGAAGGGACGGTTGTTCCTTCCGGCGAAGTACCGCGACGAACTGTCGGGGGGGTTGGTGATCACGAAAGGCCAGGAGCACTGTCTCTACGTCTTCCCGACGGCGGAGTTCCAGCGCGTCACCGACGCGCTCAGCTCGGCCCCGGTCACCGCCAAGGCGGTTCGCGACTACAGCCGGATCCTCTTCGCCAGCGCGTCCGACGAGTCCTGTGACAAACAGGGCCGGATCACCATCCCGCCGAAGCTGCGCGCCTACGCGGGGCTCGATCGCGACTGTGTCGTGATCGGGGCCAACACCCGCCTGGAGATCTGGGCGGACGAGGCGTGGTCGGACTACGAGGCCGAGCAGGAACAGGCTTTCGCGCAACTGTCGGAGGAGGTGCT
- a CDS encoding AAA family ATPase translates to MSLNTHHGGRGGGVQDGVGEVVAVADRIRTAIETVIEGKPEVLRIALTVLLAEGHLLIEDVPGVGKTMLAKALGRAVDCSVQRVQFTPDLLPSDITGVSVFHQDRHEFEFNPGPVFANIVLGDEINRASPKTQAALLECMEERQVSVDGQTRALERPFMVVATQNPADMEGTYALPEAQRDRFMARVSVGYPSPQSELDMIDSHGSRSPLDSLAAVTNAERVRHLADHVRSVHVAPGMRRYVVDLVNSTRTSPELRLGASPRATLHLVRAARAYAALDGRHYVVPDDVQALAVPVLAHRLLPAPEAQMERLTAEQIVAKLVARLPVPGPN, encoded by the coding sequence GTGTCACTCAACACACACCACGGCGGCCGCGGGGGCGGTGTCCAGGACGGCGTCGGCGAGGTCGTCGCCGTCGCCGATCGGATCAGGACCGCCATCGAGACCGTCATCGAGGGCAAACCCGAGGTCCTGCGCATCGCACTGACGGTGCTCCTCGCCGAGGGCCACCTGCTCATCGAGGACGTCCCCGGCGTCGGCAAGACCATGCTCGCCAAGGCCCTGGGCCGCGCCGTGGACTGCTCGGTCCAGCGCGTCCAGTTCACCCCCGACCTGCTGCCCAGCGACATCACCGGCGTCAGCGTCTTCCACCAGGACCGCCACGAGTTCGAGTTCAACCCGGGCCCGGTGTTCGCCAACATCGTCCTGGGCGACGAGATCAACCGCGCCTCCCCCAAGACCCAGGCGGCCCTGCTGGAGTGCATGGAGGAGCGCCAGGTCAGCGTCGACGGCCAGACCCGCGCCCTGGAGCGGCCGTTCATGGTCGTCGCCACCCAGAACCCCGCCGACATGGAGGGGACCTACGCCCTGCCCGAGGCCCAGCGCGACCGGTTCATGGCGCGCGTCTCGGTCGGCTACCCCTCGCCGCAGTCCGAGCTGGACATGATCGACTCGCACGGCTCGCGTTCCCCGCTGGACTCCCTGGCCGCGGTCACCAACGCCGAGCGCGTCCGTCACCTCGCCGACCACGTGCGCTCGGTGCACGTCGCCCCCGGCATGCGCCGCTACGTCGTCGACCTGGTCAACTCCACCCGGACCAGCCCGGAGCTGCGCCTGGGCGCCTCGCCCCGCGCGACCCTGCACCTGGTGCGCGCCGCCCGTGCCTACGCGGCCCTGGACGGGCGCCACTACGTCGTCCCCGACGACGTGCAGGCGCTGGCGGTCCCCGTGCTGGCGCACCGGCTGCTGCCCGCGCCCGAGGCCCAGATGGAACGGCTCACCGCCGAGCAGATCGTCGCCAAGCTGGTGGCGCGCCTGCCGGTCCCCGGCCCGAACTGA
- a CDS encoding DUF58 domain-containing protein — translation MLVLGLVALVAGSVLGQRELVGVGVLLLVVPPLAALTVMGATARIAHSRSVLPARVTAGHDARVLVRVGNSSRTWPVSALFVEDTLPAPLGSEPRYTIGHLGPRAARDVTYLVRPAVRGSYPVGPLRVGVADPLGCVRVTRDVGAPSPLLVTPPVVPLDALGEADGSQGEQSPRRSVTGVGEQDPVPREYQHGDDLRRVHWRSTAKQGELMVRRDEQHWRENISILLDTRRSAHRGEGPDGSLETAVSAAASVAVHLIDGGHELRFLTERGRMHTADAAGVLDRLAVTRASDSRGLFGGIDQLGGSRGASSSLLVAVLGAVSPEEAAALSTVGGGSTRVAVLCEHGAWPTRLPPPPSTDAYGAVSAPRLPPPPSTDAYGAVSAPRPSSAPALPESVRGARDILASGGWRVLVVSSVSQLPALWRRATAGEGAAPYPPREGRR, via the coding sequence ATGCTGGTCCTGGGCCTGGTCGCGCTGGTGGCCGGATCCGTCCTGGGCCAGCGCGAACTCGTGGGCGTGGGCGTCCTGCTCCTGGTGGTACCGCCGCTGGCCGCACTCACCGTGATGGGCGCGACCGCACGGATCGCGCACAGCCGGTCGGTCCTGCCGGCCCGGGTCACCGCCGGGCACGACGCCCGGGTCCTGGTGCGGGTGGGCAACTCCTCGCGGACGTGGCCGGTCTCCGCGCTGTTCGTCGAGGACACCCTGCCGGCGCCGCTGGGCAGCGAACCCCGCTACACCATCGGCCACCTCGGCCCGCGCGCGGCCCGCGACGTCACCTACCTCGTACGCCCCGCGGTCCGCGGCAGCTACCCCGTGGGGCCGCTCCGGGTCGGTGTCGCCGACCCGCTCGGATGCGTACGCGTCACCCGCGACGTCGGCGCGCCCTCGCCTCTGCTCGTGACCCCGCCGGTCGTGCCGCTGGACGCGCTGGGCGAGGCCGACGGCTCCCAGGGCGAGCAGTCCCCGCGCCGCTCGGTGACCGGCGTGGGCGAACAGGACCCGGTGCCGCGCGAGTACCAGCACGGCGACGATCTGCGCCGCGTGCACTGGCGCTCCACCGCCAAGCAGGGCGAGCTGATGGTCCGCCGGGACGAGCAGCACTGGCGGGAGAACATTTCCATCCTGCTGGACACCCGCCGGAGCGCCCACCGGGGCGAGGGCCCCGACGGTTCGCTGGAGACCGCGGTGAGCGCGGCGGCGTCGGTGGCCGTGCACCTGATCGACGGCGGGCACGAACTGCGCTTCCTGACCGAACGGGGCCGGATGCACACGGCCGACGCCGCCGGCGTGCTGGACCGCCTGGCCGTCACCCGGGCCTCGGACTCCCGCGGCCTGTTCGGTGGAATCGACCAGCTCGGCGGGTCCCGCGGCGCCTCCTCCAGCCTGCTCGTCGCGGTCCTGGGCGCGGTCTCGCCCGAGGAGGCGGCTGCGCTGTCGACCGTGGGCGGCGGGTCCACACGGGTCGCCGTGCTGTGCGAGCACGGCGCCTGGCCCACCCGTCTCCCACCACCACCCTCAACGGACGCCTACGGCGCGGTCTCCGCCCCACGTCTCCCACCACCACCCTCAACGGACGCCTACGGCGCGGTCTCCGCCCCACGTCCGTCCTCGGCTCCCGCGCTGCCGGAGTCGGTCCGCGGTGCGCGCGACATCCTCGCCTCCGGCGGCTGGCGCGTCCTCGTCGTCTCCTCCGTCTCCCAACTGCCCGCGCTGTGGCGCCGCGCGACCGCCGGCGAGGGCGCCGCCCCGTACCCGCCCCGGGAGGGTCGGCGTTGA
- a CDS encoding transglutaminase TgpA family protein has translation MPLATLVCLLTAMPLLGSLLLGPWWVPAVVLMIAVTAVSALYRLTRWNLLPVPLLQLLAAAVLITPMFAAGEALAGVVPTVDSVAHLARTLQRGVDTIYTSTPPVAASAGITLIIAVVFVVFMITADFLAVTARCPGMVGGLLLALLAVPLLMGGEALAWGPMAAAAAGFLALLAADMWVRGREWGLYVPDDGSGTHVVGGLRRIAVTAVAVTTAILLALALPAAVPSLRSDVFYDLADGTYIGRNGETITTTNPVVSLRRALDAPADRTVLTYRSTSDDPDYLRTFALNEFDGVNWTMTPVNASGDSEASGELPPPAGWPESAPEETVTTRISMDSDTPRVDFLPLPYWASSVDAPGQWFIDPETHMVFTTDSPTTGLNFTVESVENRPSGDDLAAAGSPRSLGGGQLDLPDGLDPAVEQLTEQVTADADTPYERAVAIQEYFTDGPFVYDLTPPAVPDGVDPLAHFLLTDQVGYCQQFASAMAVMARQAGVPSRVAMGYTAGENIEGDRWEVTAGDAHAWPELYFEDVGWVRFEPTPASQNGQGSATVPDYTFGGRAPGADPAEPRDPGAEEPEPPEPSTPDDEPSESPRESESPEDEASAPMAGGGDDDTSDTDLSWLPAAGAALGGALLLLVPALVRVVVRWTRLSGLPGAGPVTGAHTAWRELRDTWLDLGGTWDLAESPRATAQRLAGHDAGTRAALWRLALAEESARYAPAPADGAGLQDDLRTARSGLMSAASRGARLRAVLLPRSLAPWTAPRPAPAPA, from the coding sequence ATGCCCCTGGCCACCCTCGTCTGCCTGCTGACGGCGATGCCGCTGCTGGGTTCGCTGCTCCTGGGCCCCTGGTGGGTCCCGGCGGTCGTGCTCATGATCGCGGTGACCGCGGTGTCGGCGCTGTACCGGCTGACCCGCTGGAACCTGCTGCCCGTGCCGCTCCTGCAACTGCTGGCGGCCGCGGTGCTGATCACCCCGATGTTCGCCGCCGGGGAGGCCCTGGCGGGTGTCGTTCCCACGGTGGACAGCGTCGCGCACCTGGCGCGAACGCTCCAGCGGGGCGTGGACACCATCTACACGAGCACACCGCCGGTCGCCGCCTCCGCCGGGATCACCCTGATCATCGCGGTGGTGTTCGTGGTGTTCATGATCACCGCGGACTTCCTGGCGGTGACGGCGCGCTGCCCGGGCATGGTGGGCGGCCTGCTGCTGGCGCTGCTGGCCGTGCCGCTGCTCATGGGGGGCGAGGCGCTGGCGTGGGGCCCGATGGCCGCCGCCGCGGCGGGGTTCCTGGCCCTGCTGGCCGCGGACATGTGGGTGCGGGGCCGCGAGTGGGGCCTGTACGTCCCCGACGACGGATCGGGAACGCACGTCGTGGGCGGGCTGCGCCGGATCGCGGTGACGGCGGTCGCCGTGACCACCGCGATCCTGTTGGCCCTGGCCCTGCCAGCGGCGGTCCCGAGCCTGCGCAGCGACGTCTTCTACGACCTCGCCGACGGTACCTACATCGGCAGGAACGGGGAGACCATCACCACCACCAATCCGGTGGTGTCGCTGCGGCGCGCCCTGGACGCGCCCGCCGACCGCACGGTGCTCACCTACCGGTCCACCAGCGACGACCCGGACTACCTGCGCACGTTCGCCCTCAACGAGTTCGACGGCGTGAACTGGACGATGACGCCGGTCAACGCCTCCGGCGACAGTGAGGCCTCCGGAGAGCTGCCGCCGCCCGCGGGATGGCCCGAATCCGCGCCCGAGGAGACGGTCACCACGCGGATCTCCATGGACTCCGACACGCCCCGGGTGGACTTCCTCCCCCTGCCGTACTGGGCGAGTTCGGTCGACGCCCCCGGCCAGTGGTTCATCGATCCCGAGACCCACATGGTCTTCACCACGGACAGCCCGACCACCGGTCTGAACTTCACGGTGGAGTCCGTCGAGAACCGGCCCTCCGGGGACGACCTGGCGGCGGCCGGGAGTCCGCGGTCGCTGGGCGGCGGCCAACTGGACCTGCCCGACGGGCTGGACCCGGCCGTGGAACAGCTGACCGAGCAGGTGACCGCGGACGCCGACACCCCCTACGAGCGCGCGGTCGCGATCCAGGAGTACTTCACCGACGGGCCGTTCGTCTACGACCTGACGCCGCCCGCGGTGCCCGACGGTGTGGACCCGCTGGCGCACTTCCTGCTGACCGACCAGGTGGGCTACTGCCAGCAGTTCGCGAGCGCCATGGCCGTGATGGCACGGCAGGCGGGTGTCCCGTCGCGGGTGGCCATGGGCTACACCGCGGGCGAGAACATCGAGGGCGACCGCTGGGAGGTCACCGCGGGCGACGCCCACGCGTGGCCGGAACTGTACTTCGAGGACGTGGGCTGGGTCCGCTTCGAGCCGACCCCGGCGTCGCAGAACGGCCAGGGCTCGGCCACGGTGCCGGACTACACCTTCGGTGGCAGGGCGCCGGGCGCCGATCCGGCCGAGCCGCGCGACCCCGGTGCGGAGGAACCCGAGCCGCCGGAACCCAGCACGCCCGACGACGAGCCGTCGGAGTCGCCGCGGGAGAGCGAGTCGCCGGAGGACGAGGCGTCCGCGCCGATGGCCGGCGGCGGAGACGACGACACCTCGGACACCGACCTGTCGTGGCTGCCGGCCGCGGGCGCGGCGCTGGGGGGCGCACTCCTGCTGCTGGTGCCCGCGCTGGTCCGGGTGGTGGTGCGCTGGACGCGGCTGTCCGGACTGCCGGGCGCGGGGCCCGTGACCGGTGCCCACACCGCCTGGCGCGAACTGCGCGACACGTGGCTGGACCTGGGCGGTACGTGGGACCTGGCGGAGAGCCCGAGGGCGACGGCCCAGCGCCTGGCCGGTCACGACGCGGGGACCCGTGCGGCCCTGTGGCGGCTGGCGCTGGCGGAGGAGTCGGCGCGCTACGCTCCGGCGCCCGCGGACGGCGCGGGACTCCAGGACGACCTCCGCACGGCCCGCTCCGGCCTGATGTCGGCGGCCTCCCGGGGAGCGCGGCTGCGCGCGGTGCTCCTGCCCCGCTCGCTCGCCCCCTGGACGGCCCCGCGCCCCGCCCCGGCACCGGCCTAG
- a CDS encoding DUF3040 domain-containing protein has product MPLSEHEQRMLDQIERALYAEDPKFANTVRQTNPAVHYKRWIIKAGLGFVIGVVLLLAGLLIGNPVMQVLISVLGFIVMLACFLWGANAWRKAAGGGGEAATAAAEQPRQRRKGGGSRPGMMNRFEERWRRRQEGNE; this is encoded by the coding sequence GTGCCGCTCTCTGAACACGAGCAGCGCATGCTCGACCAGATCGAGCGGGCGCTGTATGCCGAGGACCCGAAGTTCGCGAACACCGTTCGGCAAACGAACCCCGCGGTCCATTACAAGCGCTGGATCATCAAGGCCGGTCTCGGATTCGTCATCGGCGTCGTCCTGCTGTTGGCCGGGCTCCTGATCGGCAACCCGGTCATGCAAGTGCTCATCAGCGTCCTCGGTTTCATCGTCATGCTGGCGTGCTTCCTGTGGGGAGCCAACGCCTGGCGCAAGGCGGCCGGCGGTGGCGGTGAGGCCGCGACCGCGGCCGCGGAGCAGCCACGGCAGCGGCGCAAGGGCGGCGGCAGCCGTCCGGGCATGATGAACCGCTTCGAGGAGCGCTGGCGGCGTCGCCAGGAGGGCAACGAGTAG
- the dinB gene encoding DNA polymerase IV yields MVSSEGIVPLGADFPTDGSGPDTDCHILHLDMDAFFASVEQLRNPEARGRPVIVGGTGPRGVVSSADYLARAKGVHSAMPMVRATRLCPDAVVFPPDGRAYREVSEAVMDILRSVTPLVQPLSLDEAFLDVSGARRRLGGPVHIAAMIRERVRSEQRLTCSVGVAATRFTAKLGSTHCKPDGLLLVPTDQVRDFLDPLPVGALPGVGDKTEQTLVKLGLRTVGALARVEPDLLRMELGTKAGTRLSELARGVDTSAVVPESPDKSIGAEETFDVDVGDPDVINRELLRLSEKVARRLRATEQVGRTVSVKLRRADFSTISRSRTLPESTDVAREISAVARELYAAAGMERVRLRLVGVRVEGVTPADQAHRQLALGEEDTGWRDVERVMDRVTARFGQGAIQSAVLAKRDENDV; encoded by the coding sequence ATGGTCTCCTCCGAGGGCATCGTGCCGCTGGGCGCCGACTTCCCCACGGACGGCTCGGGCCCGGACACCGACTGCCACATCCTGCACCTGGACATGGACGCGTTCTTCGCGAGCGTGGAACAGCTGCGCAACCCCGAGGCGCGCGGCCGTCCGGTCATCGTGGGCGGGACCGGGCCGCGCGGTGTCGTCTCCTCCGCCGACTACCTGGCCCGCGCGAAGGGCGTGCACTCGGCGATGCCGATGGTACGGGCGACACGCCTGTGCCCGGACGCCGTGGTCTTCCCGCCCGACGGCCGCGCCTACCGGGAGGTCTCCGAGGCGGTCATGGACATCCTGAGGTCCGTGACACCGCTGGTGCAGCCCCTGTCCCTGGACGAGGCCTTCCTGGACGTCTCGGGGGCCCGCCGCCGGCTGGGCGGCCCCGTGCACATCGCCGCGATGATCCGTGAGCGGGTCCGGTCCGAGCAGCGGCTCACCTGTTCGGTGGGCGTGGCGGCCACCCGTTTCACCGCCAAGCTCGGCTCCACGCACTGCAAGCCGGACGGCCTGCTGCTCGTTCCCACCGACCAGGTGCGGGACTTCCTGGACCCGCTGCCCGTGGGCGCCCTGCCGGGCGTGGGCGACAAGACCGAGCAGACCCTCGTCAAGCTCGGCCTGCGCACCGTCGGGGCGCTGGCCCGGGTCGAACCGGACCTGCTGCGGATGGAGCTCGGAACCAAGGCGGGCACCCGGCTGTCCGAGCTGGCCCGGGGCGTCGACACCAGCGCGGTCGTCCCGGAGTCGCCGGACAAGAGCATCGGCGCGGAGGAGACCTTCGACGTCGACGTCGGCGACCCGGACGTGATCAACCGGGAACTGCTCCGGCTCTCGGAGAAGGTGGCGCGGCGGCTGCGGGCCACCGAGCAGGTGGGGCGCACGGTCAGCGTGAAGCTGCGCCGGGCCGACTTCTCCACGATCTCGCGGTCGCGCACCCTGCCCGAGAGCACGGACGTGGCCCGGGAGATCAGCGCCGTCGCGCGGGAGCTGTACGCCGCCGCCGGTATGGAAAGGGTACGCCTGAGGCTGGTGGGGGTGCGGGTCGAAGGCGTCACCCCGGCCGACCAGGCGCACCGCCAGTTGGCACTGGGGGAGGAGGACACCGGTTGGAGGGACGTGGAGCGTGTGATGGACCGCGTTACGGCGCGATTCGGGCAGGGCGCGATACAGTCGGCAGTGCTGGCCAAACGTGACGAAAACGACGTATGA
- a CDS encoding methyltransferase domain-containing protein, translated as MTDRSTATATADSGGSGAGGTAGPARAANAARTAVVWDALEGLLARLGDGGPLEIVDAGGGTGGAAVPLAELGHRVTVVEPSPDSLAALERRAAERGVTVRGVQGETRDLSGLFTPGSTDLVLVHNVLEYVEDPAAALHDVVGITRPGGAVSVLVTNAVAGALHRALAGHIEDAHRLLVDPDGRWGESDPMPRRFTRQQLLALIGGAGLEQESIRGVRAFADVLPGHAWEGDAQAGQRLVELERAAAEHPELIGIATQLHAVAHRP; from the coding sequence GTGACTGACAGGAGCACTGCGACCGCGACCGCCGACAGCGGCGGCTCGGGCGCCGGAGGCACGGCCGGACCGGCGCGGGCGGCCAACGCCGCGCGGACCGCGGTCGTGTGGGACGCCCTGGAGGGACTGCTGGCCCGGCTCGGTGACGGCGGACCCCTGGAGATCGTGGACGCGGGCGGGGGCACCGGCGGAGCCGCCGTCCCGCTCGCCGAACTCGGCCACCGGGTCACGGTCGTCGAGCCCAGCCCCGACTCGCTCGCCGCGCTGGAGCGCCGAGCCGCCGAGCGCGGTGTCACCGTACGCGGTGTGCAGGGCGAGACGCGTGACCTGTCCGGGCTGTTCACGCCCGGCAGCACGGACCTGGTGCTCGTGCACAACGTCCTGGAGTACGTCGAGGACCCGGCCGCCGCGCTGCACGACGTGGTCGGCATCACCCGGCCCGGCGGCGCGGTCAGCGTTCTGGTCACCAACGCGGTGGCCGGCGCCCTCCACCGGGCCCTGGCCGGGCACATCGAGGACGCCCACCGGCTCCTCGTGGACCCCGACGGCCGGTGGGGCGAGAGCGACCCCATGCCGCGCCGGTTCACCCGTCAGCAGCTGCTGGCGCTGATCGGCGGAGCCGGTCTGGAGCAGGAGAGCATCCGCGGCGTCCGTGCGTTCGCCGACGTCCTCCCCGGGCACGCCTGGGAGGGCGACGCGCAGGCCGGACAGCGCCTCGTCGAGCTGGAGCGGGCCGCGGCCGAGCACCCCGAGCTCATCGGGATCGCCACCCAGCTCCACGCCGTCGCCCACCGCCCCTGA
- the nusB gene encoding transcription antitermination factor NusB — translation MSGARRKARRRAVEVLYESEVRGISVEEVIKRRRAQPEPPINEFTENLARSVDGRRARIDELLGTYAIGWTLERMPVVDRNILRMGAFELLWDDEIPDGVAIAEAVGVAKELSTDESPNFVSGLLSRLMENKATLAL, via the coding sequence ATGAGCGGAGCACGGCGCAAGGCGCGGCGGCGCGCGGTCGAGGTCCTCTACGAGTCCGAGGTCCGCGGCATCTCCGTCGAGGAGGTCATCAAGCGTCGGCGTGCCCAGCCCGAACCGCCCATCAACGAGTTCACCGAGAACCTGGCGCGCTCCGTCGACGGCAGGCGCGCGCGCATCGACGAACTCCTGGGCACCTACGCCATCGGCTGGACCCTGGAGCGGATGCCCGTCGTCGACCGCAACATCCTGCGGATGGGCGCCTTCGAGCTGCTCTGGGACGACGAGATCCCCGACGGCGTGGCCATCGCCGAGGCCGTCGGCGTCGCCAAGGAGCTGTCCACCGACGAGTCGCCGAACTTCGTCAGCGGACTTCTGTCACGCTTGATGGAGAACAAGGCGACGCTCGCGCTCTGA
- the efp gene encoding elongation factor P, translating into MATTNDIKNGTTLRLDGGVLWNVLEFQHVKPGKGGAFVRTKLKNVLTGKIVDKTFNAGSKVEFASVDRREMEYLYHDGDSFIFMDTTTFDQIPVGEAVVGGDKDFLLENTRVTVATNEGNPLYIELPAAVELEITQTDPGVQGDRSTGGTKPATVQTGAVIQVPLFITEGERIKVDTRTGDYLGRVN; encoded by the coding sequence GTGGCCACGACGAACGACATCAAGAACGGCACGACCCTGCGGCTCGACGGCGGCGTCCTCTGGAATGTCCTGGAGTTCCAGCACGTCAAGCCGGGCAAGGGCGGCGCGTTCGTCCGCACGAAGCTGAAGAACGTCCTCACGGGCAAGATCGTCGACAAGACCTTCAACGCCGGGTCCAAGGTCGAGTTCGCCAGCGTCGACCGCCGTGAGATGGAGTACCTGTACCACGACGGCGACTCGTTCATCTTCATGGACACCACGACCTTCGACCAGATCCCGGTCGGCGAGGCGGTCGTCGGCGGCGACAAGGACTTCCTCCTGGAGAACACCCGGGTCACGGTGGCCACCAACGAGGGCAACCCGCTCTACATCGAGCTGCCCGCCGCCGTCGAGCTGGAGATCACCCAGACCGACCCCGGCGTCCAGGGCGACCGCTCCACCGGCGGCACCAAGCCCGCCACCGTCCAGACCGGCGCCGTCATCCAGGTGCCGCTCTTCATCACCGAGGGCGAGCGCATCAAGGTCGACACCCGCACGGGCGACTACCTCGGGCGAGTCAACTGA
- the aroB gene encoding 3-dehydroquinate synthase has protein sequence MSVTRIGVGEPASRYDVVVGSGVLSELPSLVGDAAQVAVIHPEGLGVVARPVVGVLEAAGYTVRPMPVPDGEAAKTAAVAADLWSRLGRHAFTRSDAVVGVGGGAATDLAGFVAATWLRGVRSVLVPTTLLGMVDAAVGGKTGINTPEGKNLVGAFHPPAGVLCDLATLPSLPTADYIGGLAEIVKAGFIDDPVICDLVEDDPQGATSPEGKHTRELVERAIRVKADVVSGDLKESGRREILNYGHTLGHAVERAENYTFRHGYAVAIGMVFAAELARVTGRIDAGLVERHRTILSSVGLPTSYAAEAWPRLREAMSVDKKARGATLRFVVLDGLAEPAILSGPTDEQLTEAYRAVTGDA, from the coding sequence GTGAGCGTGACCCGCATCGGGGTGGGCGAACCCGCCTCCCGCTACGACGTCGTGGTCGGCAGCGGAGTGCTGTCCGAACTCCCCTCGCTGGTCGGCGACGCCGCCCAGGTGGCCGTCATCCACCCCGAGGGCCTGGGAGTCGTGGCCCGACCCGTCGTCGGTGTCCTCGAAGCCGCCGGATACACCGTCCGGCCCATGCCCGTGCCCGACGGGGAGGCCGCCAAGACCGCCGCCGTGGCCGCCGACCTGTGGTCGCGGCTGGGACGGCACGCGTTCACCCGCAGCGACGCCGTCGTCGGCGTCGGCGGCGGCGCCGCCACCGACCTGGCCGGATTCGTCGCCGCCACCTGGCTGCGCGGCGTGCGCTCGGTCCTGGTCCCCACCACACTGCTGGGCATGGTCGACGCCGCCGTGGGCGGCAAGACCGGCATCAACACCCCCGAGGGCAAGAACCTCGTGGGAGCCTTCCACCCGCCGGCCGGTGTCCTGTGCGACCTCGCCACCCTGCCGAGCCTCCCAACGGCCGACTACATCGGCGGACTCGCCGAGATCGTCAAGGCCGGATTCATCGACGACCCCGTCATCTGCGACCTGGTCGAGGACGACCCCCAGGGCGCCACGAGCCCCGAGGGCAAGCACACCCGCGAACTCGTCGAGCGCGCCATCCGCGTCAAGGCCGACGTCGTCTCCGGCGACCTCAAGGAGAGCGGCCGGCGCGAGATCCTCAACTACGGCCACACCCTGGGCCACGCCGTCGAGCGCGCCGAGAACTACACCTTCCGGCACGGCTACGCCGTCGCCATCGGCATGGTCTTCGCCGCCGAGCTCGCCAGGGTCACCGGCCGCATCGACGCCGGCCTCGTGGAACGGCACCGCACCATCCTGTCCTCGGTGGGACTTCCCACCTCCTACGCCGCCGAGGCCTGGCCCCGGCTGCGCGAGGCGATGAGCGTGGACAAGAAGGCGCGCGGCGCCACACTGCGCTTCGTGGTCCTGGACGGCCTGGCCGAGCCCGCCATCCTCAGCGGCCCCACCGACGAACAGCTCACGGAGGCCTACCGCGCGGTCACGGGCGACGCCTGA
- a CDS encoding shikimate kinase encodes MLIGSPGSGKSTVGRALADRLGVDLLCTDTEVEKRAGKPISEIFVEDGEAAFRALEREIVAEGLREWEGVIAVGGGAVLDEDTRADLADHHVVYLQVEFGELAKRVGMDVARPLLAGNPRTKLRQLLNDRLPVYESLATVTVPTTDFHPEEVVDAILPTLKDAGRSHK; translated from the coding sequence GTGCTCATCGGTTCTCCCGGATCGGGGAAGTCGACCGTCGGTCGGGCGCTGGCCGATCGGCTGGGCGTCGACCTCCTGTGCACCGACACCGAGGTGGAGAAGCGCGCGGGCAAGCCCATCAGCGAGATCTTCGTCGAGGACGGCGAGGCGGCCTTCCGCGCCCTGGAGCGCGAGATCGTGGCCGAGGGCCTGCGCGAGTGGGAGGGCGTGATCGCCGTCGGCGGCGGTGCCGTCCTGGACGAGGACACCCGCGCCGACCTCGCCGACCACCACGTGGTCTACCTCCAGGTCGAGTTCGGCGAACTGGCCAAGCGCGTCGGCATGGACGTCGCCCGCCCGCTGCTGGCGGGCAACCCCCGTACCAAGCTGCGTCAGCTGCTCAACGACCGCCTGCCCGTCTACGAGTCCCTGGCCACCGTCACCGTGCCCACGACCGACTTCCACCCCGAAGAGGTCGTCGACGCCATCCTGCCCACCCTCAAGGACGCCGGAAGGTCCCACAAGTGA
- a CDS encoding type II toxin-antitoxin system RelE family toxin — MNGPYSVTFEDQALRQLGKLDKPVRLRIARKVRELAAEPRPAGSIPPKGDTDSWCVRVGDHRIVYTICDGELVVLVLSVAHRREVHRDL; from the coding sequence GTGAACGGGCCGTACTCCGTCACCTTCGAGGACCAGGCGCTCAGGCAACTCGGAAAGCTGGACAAACCGGTCCGGCTCCGCATCGCCCGCAAGGTCCGCGAGCTGGCGGCCGAGCCGCGTCCGGCCGGGAGCATTCCACCCAAGGGGGACACGGACTCCTGGTGCGTCCGGGTGGGCGACCATCGGATCGTGTACACGATCTGCGACGGGGAGCTGGTGGTGCTCGTGCTGAGCGTGGCGCACCGCCGCGAGGTCCACCGGGACCTGTGA